A genome region from Gigantopelta aegis isolate Gae_Host chromosome 3, Gae_host_genome, whole genome shotgun sequence includes the following:
- the LOC121368509 gene encoding histamine H2 receptor-like, whose translation MESWNTTSQCASASHTEFVGRCVLLPIIMCLLAVFICGGNMMTILAVYRNVPLQTNPNMYVVSLAVADLIVGVYVFFDSFWYNALTEDDIAHCTLCNLSNLCAFYTSLFASMVSLVLISADRFLYICYPFQYEYLVTRRKIQTIIIATWIISVTLGTFPIYFDFEFDMLPVWYEIYLEKTIFASVFVITLVLYAGIVKTARRQLKSIEATTVDPAHSRSVGKNWKGVRLMLLVCGGFFVCWCPYHLCIVISHVSYVSEDVLDALFPLGILNSGVNFVIYALMNRDFRAAFYRIISSVPRCCREHAV comes from the coding sequence atggaGTCTTGGAACACAACATCACAGTGTGCGTCTGCAAGCCACACGGAATTCGTTGGAAGGTGCGTTTTGTTGCCGATCATAATGTGCCTATTGGCAGTGTTCATCTGTGGAGGAAACATGATGACAATACTAGCTGTGTACAGAAATGTCCCGCTCCAGACGAATCCCAACATGTACGTCGTGTCTCTAGCCGTGGCCGATCTGATTGTGGGCGTCTACGTCTTCTTCGATTCCTTCTGGTACAACGCGCTCACGGAAGACGATATCGCCCATTGCACGTTATGCAACTTGTCAAATCTGTGCGCGTTTTACACCAGTCTGTTCGCATCGATGGTGAGTCTCGTTCTCATAAGCGCGGATCGCTTCCTCTACATCTGCTACCCTTTCCAGTACGAATATCTGGTGACTCGGAGGAAAATCCAAACCATCATCATTGCCACGTGGATTATTTCCGTCACTCTCGGGACCTTCCCTATCTACTTCGACTTCGAGTTCGACATGTTGCCAGTCTGGTATGAGATATACCTCGAGAAGACCATATTCGCTTCAGTGTTTGTAATCACTCTCGTCTTGTACGCAGGGATCGTGAAAACTGCCAGACGCCAGCTGAAGTCTATTGAAGCTACGACTGTGGATCCTGCACACAGCAGGTCAGTTGGGAAGAACTGGAAGGGAGTCCGCCTCATGCTGCTCGTGTGTGGCGGATTCTTTGTGTGTTGGTGTCCATACCACCTCTGCATTGTGATCAGCCACGTGAGCTACGTCTCGGAGGACGTGCTGGATGCGCTGTTTCCGCTAGGAATCCTAAACTCCGGCGTCAACTTTGTCATATACGCCCTCATGAACAGAGACTTCAGAGCGGCATTCTACAGAATAATATCTTCCGTACCAAGGTGTTGTCGAGAACATGCGGTTTGA